In Myxococcales bacterium, one DNA window encodes the following:
- a CDS encoding PDZ domain-containing protein, whose protein sequence is MAYHERKNDIKSKKTAPCLRNIARTTLAIAIFLSATLLHSIAAFSDFTAIDPKLIERTADAVDAHYLDIERADPKKMLLRSLSHLQKAVPEIMMEEKGSDAIVLKVGLAQKRFPIKKIMSMRDLKSTMNEIAQFLSANYKGEISSEDMESTLINGLLAPLDPHSNFLTKKTYDEFMIGTRGKFGGLGIVITVKDGQLTVIAPIEDTPAYRAGIRAGDRITQIEDESTINMSLTDAVNKLRGNVGSKVAIVVERDGKPAHKITLTRAVINIDSVKSGLLEKDGKRIGYLGIKNFQSNTTKDVKAALAKMHDKNAELDGLILDMRNNPGGLLSAATEIANIFLKEGVIVSTVGKDGEVLEKEEARGNGNKPDYPIAVLLNEGSASASEIVGGALQARGRATVMGNYSFGKGSVQTLFETGNGTALKLTIATYKPAGTESIQLEGVVPDIRLIPVVIDKEQINLFPDKFFTEEDFKEHLGNSKTSLEKNRKPDYVIRYLKAKEDEKILEEKSRKEYSKALDLSEDFEATLARNLIAAAGRPTRMETLKSCKDVIDAAAASEDEKIDAALKALGVNWSKTRAEGMPSIALSKRILLDDKPLESASSGQKIWLRLTATNRGTGNYSRLVGIGQSEDLAFLANKEFPFGHLKPGQSASWKVPIELPENLPSQNLKMELSFEEDNGNAPAKTEVIIPVKASPAPTFSMEYKISSTSYGKKFEANTPITMDVAVQNIGDGETSDEAILTLSGECSDKIFIEKGRVKMNKMPPGASERSKLKFHMMEGYPRKGCYMNLAITDIKKRAALVKRIELKADSGTSIPPPGTKLAAPKISVISAPDSTKEKNVDISATISDDNPIKDYFIFVGDKKILYQTNEEGLKEITFKTSVPLESGNNNIVIGARDDEKLMQTKMIVIEKK, encoded by the coding sequence GCTCATAGAGCGAACGGCGGATGCGGTCGATGCGCACTATTTGGACATAGAGAGAGCCGATCCAAAAAAAATGCTGCTGCGCTCCCTCTCACATCTTCAAAAAGCAGTTCCGGAAATAATGATGGAAGAAAAGGGATCCGACGCAATAGTTCTCAAAGTCGGGCTCGCACAGAAAAGATTTCCTATAAAGAAGATCATGAGCATGCGCGATCTGAAATCAACGATGAACGAAATCGCGCAATTTCTCTCCGCAAATTACAAAGGGGAAATCTCTTCCGAGGATATGGAATCGACGCTCATAAACGGACTTCTCGCCCCTCTCGATCCCCATTCCAATTTTCTGACTAAAAAAACCTATGACGAGTTCATGATAGGAACGCGCGGCAAATTCGGAGGGCTCGGCATAGTCATAACCGTCAAGGACGGGCAGCTCACCGTCATCGCACCAATAGAGGACACACCGGCTTACCGCGCGGGGATAAGAGCCGGTGACCGCATCACGCAGATAGAGGACGAATCGACCATCAATATGTCGTTGACCGATGCAGTGAACAAACTTCGCGGAAACGTAGGCAGCAAGGTGGCCATCGTGGTAGAGCGCGATGGAAAACCGGCGCATAAGATCACACTTACAAGGGCTGTCATCAATATAGACAGCGTAAAATCGGGGCTGCTTGAAAAAGATGGAAAGAGAATCGGCTATCTTGGGATAAAGAATTTCCAATCCAACACGACGAAGGACGTCAAGGCAGCGCTGGCAAAGATGCACGATAAAAACGCTGAGCTCGACGGGCTCATACTCGACATGAGGAACAACCCAGGAGGGCTTCTTAGCGCCGCAACCGAAATAGCGAATATCTTCCTCAAGGAGGGAGTGATCGTATCTACGGTGGGGAAGGATGGCGAGGTGCTCGAAAAAGAAGAGGCGCGCGGCAACGGAAATAAACCTGATTATCCCATAGCGGTCCTGCTCAATGAAGGATCGGCATCCGCATCCGAGATCGTAGGAGGCGCTCTGCAGGCACGCGGGAGAGCCACGGTCATGGGAAACTATTCGTTCGGAAAAGGCTCGGTGCAGACCCTTTTCGAAACCGGAAACGGAACTGCACTGAAACTCACAATAGCGACCTACAAACCGGCCGGCACCGAATCCATACAGCTGGAAGGAGTGGTCCCTGACATACGCCTGATTCCCGTGGTGATTGACAAGGAACAGATCAACCTGTTCCCAGACAAATTTTTCACCGAAGAGGATTTTAAAGAACATCTTGGAAATTCGAAGACATCCCTCGAGAAAAACAGAAAACCAGACTACGTGATCAGATATCTGAAAGCTAAGGAAGACGAAAAAATTCTGGAGGAAAAATCACGCAAGGAATATTCGAAGGCACTCGATCTCAGCGAAGATTTCGAGGCCACGCTCGCGCGCAACTTGATTGCCGCGGCAGGACGTCCGACGAGGATGGAAACCCTCAAGTCATGCAAGGATGTGATTGATGCCGCCGCTGCTTCTGAAGATGAAAAGATAGACGCCGCCCTCAAAGCTCTGGGCGTCAACTGGAGCAAGACAAGGGCGGAAGGCATGCCATCCATAGCACTCTCCAAAAGGATACTCCTGGACGATAAACCTTTGGAAAGCGCCTCCTCCGGCCAAAAAATATGGCTGAGACTCACGGCTACCAACAGGGGAACCGGAAACTATTCAAGACTGGTGGGGATCGGACAATCGGAAGACCTGGCTTTTCTGGCGAACAAGGAATTTCCGTTCGGCCATTTGAAGCCCGGGCAATCCGCTTCGTGGAAGGTTCCCATAGAGCTGCCGGAAAATCTTCCTTCGCAAAATTTAAAGATGGAACTCTCTTTCGAGGAGGATAATGGAAATGCTCCGGCCAAGACCGAGGTCATAATCCCTGTAAAGGCGTCACCAGCACCGACGTTTTCGATGGAATATAAAATTTCATCCACTTCCTACGGGAAAAAGTTCGAAGCCAACACCCCAATTACGATGGACGTCGCGGTGCAAAATATCGGGGATGGTGAAACCAGCGACGAAGCGATACTGACGCTTTCCGGAGAATGCTCGGACAAGATCTTCATCGAAAAGGGGCGCGTAAAGATGAATAAGATGCCCCCGGGAGCATCGGAGAGATCGAAGCTGAAATTTCACATGATGGAAGGATACCCCCGAAAAGGGTGCTATATGAATCTTGCCATCACCGATATAAAAAAACGCGCGGCGCTTGTGAAAAGGATAGAGCTCAAGGCCGACTCAGGAACGAGCATCCCACCTCCTGGGACAAAACTGGCAGCCCCGAAGATATCCGTAATCTCAGCCCCCGATTCCACAAAGGAAAAAAACGTCGATATTTCAGCGACGATATCGGATGACAATCCCATCAAGGACTATTTCATATTCGTGGGCGATAAAAAGATTCTGTACCAGACCAACGAGGAAGGACTCAAAGAGATAACTTTCAAGACATCAGTCCCGCTCGAAAGCGGCAACAACAACATAGTCATAGGTGCGAGGGATGATGAAAAATTGATGCAGACGAAGATGATAGTCATAGAGAAAAAATGA
- a CDS encoding bifunctional riboflavin kinase/FAD synthetase, whose protein sequence is MIILTNSQDYPEKSKGAVVAIGNFDGLHLGHMALIEEAKTRAGAMNAPTVIYTFTPHPASVIARSCAPRLLQTLEQKMESLHAAGIDICIIEKFTRNFSEIHSKDYFQNIIMQRIDPRAMIVGYNFTFGLNREGTAQSLTRYGMEAGIEVVVIESQSVGGTAISSTNIRNLIFNGDVSAAEKMLGRHYSIRGKVISGKGIGGKLGAHTANIDPENEIIPKNGVYVTATSILGEHEGSLSLPSVTSIGNNPTFGGGEFTVETHIIDSEINLSRKRIEIFFLERLDDQIAFHNIDDLRKKIADDIEAAKKFHAAKIG, encoded by the coding sequence ATGATAATACTGACCAACTCACAGGATTACCCGGAAAAATCGAAGGGAGCCGTTGTAGCGATTGGCAATTTTGACGGGCTGCATCTCGGACACATGGCGCTCATCGAGGAAGCAAAGACACGGGCTGGCGCCATGAACGCCCCGACCGTCATCTATACATTCACGCCCCACCCGGCAAGCGTCATAGCCAGGAGTTGCGCGCCAAGGCTACTGCAGACGTTAGAGCAGAAGATGGAATCTCTGCATGCGGCCGGAATCGATATCTGCATCATCGAGAAATTCACGCGAAATTTTTCGGAGATCCATTCCAAGGATTATTTCCAAAACATTATCATGCAAAGGATAGATCCGCGCGCAATGATAGTCGGGTATAATTTCACCTTCGGCCTTAACAGGGAAGGTACTGCGCAGTCGCTCACCCGATATGGCATGGAAGCAGGGATTGAAGTTGTCGTCATAGAGTCTCAATCAGTCGGAGGAACTGCAATAAGCTCCACCAACATCAGAAACCTGATCTTCAACGGAGATGTGTCGGCTGCAGAAAAGATGCTCGGACGCCATTATTCGATACGTGGCAAAGTGATATCGGGCAAAGGGATCGGCGGCAAACTCGGCGCCCACACCGCAAACATCGACCCCGAAAACGAGATCATTCCTAAAAACGGCGTATATGTAACCGCGACTTCGATACTCGGTGAACACGAAGGCTCACTATCGCTTCCTTCGGTTACCAGCATAGGCAACAACCCAACCTTCGGTGGTGGAGAGTTCACCGTGGAGACCCACATAATCGACTCCGAGATCAACCTTTCTAGAAAAAGGATAGAGATATTTTTCCTTGAGCGCCTCGACGATCAGATAGCGTTCCATAACATCGATGATCTAAGAAAAAAAATCGCTGATGATATAGAAGCTGCCAAGAAGTTTCATGCGGCTAAGATCGGTTAG
- a CDS encoding response regulator yields the protein MKKKTESTALTDAIVVDDDPVYLSFWRRILTDMGIIHFKLIDDPVIAADMIKNFPCALLISDLIMPGISGFDLAGIALGACEQCRIILTTAYRTELSRFHLPHKKFHILYKPYSNLEELKKLLVHLIEDDPNYEDMNEDSFTENKDFPEILEWKF from the coding sequence TTGAAGAAAAAAACGGAAAGCACAGCGCTTACCGATGCGATAGTTGTCGATGACGACCCGGTGTACCTCTCCTTCTGGCGCAGGATTCTCACCGATATGGGCATCATACATTTCAAACTGATCGACGACCCCGTGATAGCCGCTGATATGATCAAAAATTTTCCGTGCGCCTTGCTCATCAGCGACCTAATCATGCCGGGGATATCCGGCTTCGACCTGGCGGGGATCGCGCTCGGCGCGTGCGAACAGTGCAGGATCATACTCACGACAGCATATCGCACGGAGCTGTCCCGGTTTCATCTTCCGCATAAAAAATTTCACATACTTTACAAACCTTATTCCAACCTCGAAGAACTCAAGAAGCTCCTGGTGCATCTTATCGAAGACGACCCCAATTACGAAGACATGAACGAGGATTCATTCACCGAAAATAAGGATTTTCCGGAAATTCTCGAGTGGAAATTCTAA
- a CDS encoding UvrD-helicase domain-containing protein — MTNLNSAQLAAVSHTKGPLLVLAGPGSGKTMVLVQRLARIIEEGHAYPSEILSVTFTNKAAGEMASRVEKLIGSRAREISIGTFHSICLKLLRKHSEKIGMSPKFLVYDDYDQTALVKECLAALNIDTGKILPNAVVDKISRAKDSCLDPKSFALKLGDNPYLRKISKVYDLYQNRLMQLEAVDFGDLIRLVVKMFDDYPELLSLYRRRWKYVMVDEYQDTNNAQYRFIEHLVKEHRNICVVGDEDQSIYRWRGADVSNILRFAEDFPGCDVVKLEQNYRSSKAIIRAAAVLINNNAGRTDKEIWTDNGDGEKVSVVSCDSERSEAEFVACKIQEVASQGKRYGDISVFYRTNAQSRPFEEAFSIKGIPYRIYGGVRFYERAEVRDVISYLKLVVDSNDDLSFLRAVSSPSRGVGKTSLEKLKSYAAFRGISLSAAIPSFVGSGAIRRSTGEKLLEFCSVIASVRDASSSMGLGELVRELLEKSGYISALASVSSVESESRLENINELLTAMEEFVPASDSDPLVEFLDRIALVSEIDRMDDDRGAVTLMTIHLAKGLEFPSVFMVGLEEGLFPHSRSLNDPNELEEERRLCYVGMTRAMNDLTISYTFKRRLFGAEKYSVASRFLGELPEDSIRRISLSSPPFCADDNDSSVSVNRSFKRRSFLPADEFDYSSDDFSGEFDQRPQEERRAPYSNGMRVRHPVFGVGVVRSCEKTSFGHKVMVSFNSGEVKRLIAEFAGLVCL, encoded by the coding sequence AGGCTGGCTCGCATCATCGAAGAGGGACATGCCTATCCCTCCGAGATACTTTCCGTAACATTTACGAATAAGGCCGCAGGCGAGATGGCGAGTCGCGTGGAAAAACTGATCGGCTCGCGTGCGCGCGAGATCTCTATAGGAACATTTCACTCCATCTGCCTGAAGCTCCTCAGAAAACATTCCGAGAAGATAGGTATGAGTCCAAAATTTTTGGTGTACGACGATTACGATCAGACGGCTCTTGTGAAGGAATGTCTCGCTGCGCTCAACATAGATACGGGTAAAATTCTCCCCAACGCGGTAGTTGACAAGATAAGTCGTGCTAAAGACTCCTGTCTTGATCCGAAGTCGTTCGCTCTGAAATTAGGAGACAATCCTTATCTGAGAAAGATTTCAAAGGTGTATGATCTCTACCAAAATAGGCTGATGCAGCTCGAGGCGGTGGACTTCGGCGATCTGATACGCTTGGTTGTCAAGATGTTCGACGACTATCCCGAGCTGCTTTCATTGTACAGGCGCAGGTGGAAATATGTCATGGTCGATGAGTACCAGGATACCAACAATGCGCAGTACAGGTTCATCGAACACCTTGTAAAAGAGCATAGGAATATATGCGTGGTTGGGGATGAGGATCAGTCGATATACAGATGGCGCGGTGCGGATGTGAGCAACATCCTGCGCTTTGCCGAGGATTTCCCAGGATGTGATGTGGTCAAGCTGGAACAAAATTATAGATCGAGCAAGGCCATCATTCGCGCAGCAGCAGTTTTGATAAATAACAACGCTGGCAGAACCGATAAGGAGATATGGACCGACAATGGAGATGGTGAAAAAGTCTCCGTAGTTTCATGCGATAGCGAGCGTTCGGAGGCGGAATTTGTTGCATGTAAAATTCAGGAGGTCGCATCGCAGGGGAAGCGCTACGGCGACATCTCCGTATTTTATCGTACGAATGCGCAGTCGAGGCCATTCGAAGAGGCTTTTAGCATCAAAGGCATTCCATACAGGATTTACGGAGGTGTTCGTTTTTATGAGAGGGCCGAAGTCAGGGATGTAATATCGTACCTGAAACTTGTGGTCGATTCAAACGACGATCTTAGTTTTTTGAGGGCCGTGAGTAGCCCTTCGCGGGGTGTCGGAAAAACATCGCTTGAAAAATTGAAGTCATACGCCGCTTTTCGAGGGATTTCCTTGAGCGCCGCGATTCCCTCCTTTGTAGGCTCGGGGGCGATCAGGCGTTCCACCGGTGAAAAACTCCTGGAATTTTGTTCCGTCATTGCATCGGTAAGGGATGCTTCTTCGTCGATGGGCTTGGGTGAACTGGTCCGTGAGCTGCTTGAGAAGTCCGGATACATATCCGCGCTTGCGTCGGTTTCATCGGTTGAATCCGAAAGCCGCCTGGAGAATATAAACGAGTTGCTTACGGCTATGGAGGAGTTCGTTCCCGCTTCAGACTCCGATCCGCTGGTGGAATTTCTTGATCGGATCGCCCTCGTTTCCGAGATCGACAGAATGGACGACGACAGGGGTGCCGTTACTCTAATGACCATTCATTTGGCAAAGGGGCTCGAATTCCCCTCCGTCTTCATGGTAGGCCTCGAGGAGGGGCTTTTTCCGCACTCACGTTCATTGAACGATCCCAATGAGCTCGAGGAGGAACGCCGTCTTTGCTATGTGGGGATGACTAGAGCGATGAACGACCTGACGATATCCTACACCTTCAAGCGCAGGCTCTTTGGAGCGGAAAAGTACAGCGTGGCATCGAGATTTCTCGGTGAATTGCCGGAGGATTCCATAAGGCGTATTTCCCTTTCCAGCCCGCCCTTTTGTGCCGATGACAACGATTCCTCTGTCTCGGTAAACAGATCTTTCAAACGGAGGTCTTTCCTTCCCGCGGATGAATTCGATTATTCATCCGATGATTTCTCGGGCGAGTTTGATCAGAGGCCGCAGGAGGAGCGAAGGGCGCCATATTCAAATGGAATGAGGGTGCGTCATCCGGTTTTTGGAGTCGGTGTCGTGAGAAGCTGCGAGAAAACGAGCTTCGGTCACAAGGTCATGGTCAGTTTCAACAGCGGAGAGGTGAAACGCCTTATTGCAGAGTTCGCCGGGCTGGTTTGCCTTTGA